A single region of the Pieris rapae chromosome 19, ilPieRapa1.1, whole genome shotgun sequence genome encodes:
- the LOC110996920 gene encoding odorant receptor 4-like, producing the protein MFSRDVSLSEVAYQISIFLIMIQVYYWGSMLACWNIELAPGLVTIVKLAMGQDTNPLLPFGVAFPFDPRKDWITYILVYVYEMYSAFRFTYVYIGIEILMVTLCALLSAEFSILRDDFRHIEPESEETDNSALKNLGRKHQQLLMYTKLLDAIFNKILFFDLLFVTGIMCLFGFGATVAGGVVELVNDFFSVIALLLPVFIFCYYSEQVKEECVGIAEAAYDNKWYQGSESYKRIIRFVITRAQEPCCLTSMGYAPITLNTFSRVMSTTWSYFSLIRTVFTED; encoded by the exons ATGTTTTCGAGGGATGTTTCACTGTCGGAGGTTGCATACCAGATTTCGATTTTCTTGATTATGATACAAG TATATTATTGGGGTAGTATGCTGGCGTGCTGGAATATTGAGCTTGCACCGGGCTTGGTGACGATAGTCAAACTTGCCATGGGGCAGGACACAAACCCTTTGTTACCGTTTGGAGTGGCTTTTCCTTTTGACCCACGAAAGGATTGGATAACGTATATATTGGTTTATGTTTATGAGATGTACTCAG cTTTTCGCTTTACATATGTCTATATAGGCATTGAAATTCTGATGGTCACTCTATGTGCACTCCTTAGTGCTGAATTTTCAATACTCAGAGATGATTTTAGACACATTGAGCCCGAATCAGAAGAAACAGATAATTCTGCACTAAAAAATCTTGGTCGGAAACATCAACAGCTCTTGAT gTACACGAAATTGCTTGAtgcaattttcaataaaattttatttttcgatttACTATTTGTAACTGGCATAATGTGTCTCTTCGGATTTGGTGCTACC GTGGCGGGAGGTGTTGTGGAGCTTGTAAACGATTTCTTCTCCGTCATTGCTTTATTACTCCCCGTATTCATCTTTTGCTACTACAGTGAACAAGTAAAAGAAGAG TGCGTTGGTATTGCCGAAGCGGCATATGACAACAAATGGTACCAAGGCAGCGAAAGCTATAAAAGGATTATACGTTTCGTTATTACAAG GGCTCAAGAACCTTGTTGTTTAACATCGATGGGATATGCCCCGATAACACTTAACACATTTTCGAGGGTTA TGAGTACAACGTGGtcctatttttctttaataagaaCTGTTTTTACTGAAGATTGa